In one window of Cydia fagiglandana chromosome 10, ilCydFagi1.1, whole genome shotgun sequence DNA:
- the LOC134668365 gene encoding sucrose-6-phosphate hydrolase-like has protein sequence MWERNYPEAADGFTGTMTIPRELRIVNGQLVQKPVVEIGNIKGNKVSATEGNYTLSDKAGEVNVVADGRTDFELYIASSNVTVTISYDAANGKVTLDRGGSDGVRRTDWRPAGRGQLKWRIFVDASSIELFCGEGEVSFSSRFFPADAVTIYQRGGASVFKVRDIVRSMPRPT, from the coding sequence ATGTGGGAACGGAACTACCCTGAAGCCGCCGATGGGTTCACCGGTACCATGACCATACCTAGAGAGCTCAGAATAGTAAATGGCCAGCTTGTGCAGAAACCCGTAGTAGAAATTGGCAACATCAAGGGTAATAAAGTTTCGGCGACAGAGGGAAATTATACTCTATCTGACAAAGCCGGAGAAGTTAATGTTGTTGCCGACGGTCGTACGGACTTTGAACTGTACATTGCGTCCAGTAATGTAACAGTGACGATATCTTACGATGCAGCGAACGGCAAGGTGACGCTGGACCGCGGAGGCTCCGACGGTGTTCGTCGCACGGATTGGAGACCTGCAGGGCGCGGGCAGCTGAAATGGAGAATCTTTGTGGACGCGAGCTCTATTGAGCTGTTCTGCGGAGAGGGCGAGGTGAGTTTCTCGAGCCGATTCTTCCCTGCAGATGCCGTGACCATTTACCAACGTGGCGGAGCATCGGTATTCAAGGTCCGCGACATTGTACGCAGCATGCCTCGACCGACATGA
- the LOC134668270 gene encoding organic cation transporter protein-like, translating to MASVEKLEVGPPQKPGTPGKGVDLDQILEEDLGQMGRYQIVTLLLAALPIMFSAFASGEYIFTTARIPTRCVIPECDGSTPEFSPIWKPNAIPRTESGFDNCNRYSNSSENHAGNTCPAWLFDRTRTEACEEYVYEHTNSVVYDFGLACDEWRRSQIGSIRTIGTLLVLPITGYISDRWGRRVALTINAFNTGWIGLVRSFVNSYEWFLTLEVLESTVGAGCYSSCYILVTELVGPKYRVVAGATISTLFALGQVALGFIAWGVQPWRSLTQVLYAPQLLVVCYFWVLSESVRWLMSKGRYEESEQILKKVAKMNGRELSQKSLEALRDSAEAEKNKIKPKEPWLPILVIKSKTILSRCLVSPIWWITNTLVYYGMNINAVNLVGNSYLNYVAVAAVEIPGYWTAILLLDRIGRKPVLICGYWLCAACQFIFAFMPDGHASLSMAVYLIGKYCIAIVMTSVYVYTAELYPTKYRHNLFAFSSMIGRLGSITAPLTPSLATEVWAPFPSVLFGSAALLSGGLIFTTPETLGTRLPDTIEEAEQLRNNRNTNQ from the exons ATGGCAAGCGTGGAAAAGCTGGAAGTTGGCCCCCCACAGAAACCAGGGACACCTGGGAAGGGGGTGGACCTGGACCAGATCCTCGAGGAGGACTTGGGGCAGATGGGCCGGTACCAGATCGTGACGCTGCTGCTCGCTGCGCTGCCCATCATGTTCTCTGCCTTCGCTTCGGGAGAGTACATCTTCACCACAGCCAGGATACCTACCAG ATGCGTAATCCCAGAATGCGACGGGAGCACCCCAGAGTTCTCGCCAATCTGGAAGCCGAACGCTATCCCGCGCACAGAGAGCGGCTTCGACAACTGCAACCGTTACAGCAACAGTTCGGAGAACCACGCTGGGAACACGTGCCCCGCTTGGCTCTTTGATAGGACTCGTACGGAGGCCTGCGAGGAGTATGTCTATGAGCACACCAATAGCGTTGTATACGAT TTCGGCCTGGCCTGCGACGAATGGCGTCGCTCCCAGATCGGCTCCATCCGTACCATCGGAACCCTGCTCGTGCTGCCGATAACAGGCTACATCTCCGACCGATGGGGCCGCCGCGTGGCGCTCACTATCAACGCCTTCAACACGGGCTGGATCGGACTGGTGCGCTCGTTCGTCAACAGCTACGAGTGGTTCCTCACGCTCGAGGTGCTGGAGTCTACGGTTGGCGCTGGATGTTACTCGTCTTGTTATATTTTGG TGACGGAACTAGTCGGGCCTAAATACCGAGTGGTCGCCGGCGCCACCATCTCCACCCTCTTCGCGCTCGGGCAGGTGGCGCTCGGGTTCATCGCCTGGGGCGTGCAGCCCTGGCGCTCCCTCACGCAGGTCCTCTACGCGCCCCAGCTCCTTGTCGTCTGCTATTTCTGGGTCCTTTCCGAATCCGTCCGCTGGCTCATGAGCAAAGGACGCTATGAGGAATCTGAGCAAATCCTTAAGAAAGTTGCCAAAATGAACGGAAGAGAGCTATCGCAGAAGTCTTTAGAAGCGCTTAGAGATTCCGCTGAAGCTGAGAAGAACAAAATAAAGCCTAAAGAGCCATGGCTGCCAATTTTAGTCATCAAATCAAAGACGATCCTCTCAAGATGTCTGGTATCTCCTATCTGGTGGATCACGAATACGCTGGTGTACTACGGGATGAACATTAACGCCGTGAACCTAGTCGGTAACAGTTACTTGAACTACGTGGCGGTGGCCGCGGTGGAGATCCCGGGGTACTGGACGGCGATCCTGCTGCTGGACCGGATCGGGCGCAAGCCGGTGCTCATCTGCGGATACTGGTTGTGCGCGGCTTGCCAGTTCATATTTGCTTTCATGCCGGAcg GTCACGCCAGCCTTTCCATGGCCGTGTACCTGATCGGCAAGTACTGCATCGCCATCGTGATGACGTCAGTGTACGTGTACACAGCCGAGCTGTACCCCACCAAGTACCGGCACAACCTCTTCGCGTTCTCCTCCATGATCGGACGGCTGGGATCCATCACCGCGCCGCTTACTCCATCATtg GCTACGGAGGTGTGGGCGCCCTTCCCCTCGGTCCTGTTCGGCAGCGCGGCGCTGCTCTCCGGGGGCCTCATCTTCACCACGCCGGAGACGCTCGGCACCAGGCTGCCGGACACCATCGAGGAGGCTGAACAGCTCAGGAATAACAGGAATACCAATCAATAA